A DNA window from Setaria viridis chromosome 2, Setaria_viridis_v4.0, whole genome shotgun sequence contains the following coding sequences:
- the LOC117843794 gene encoding uncharacterized protein isoform X2: protein MGRKKTRPVRAGGAAAAAAEADPDAPGPSGGAKRAAKGEARRDVCVEVDMSTWGLADVDHCDVAEVVLRDVTVSGEGEEGLEEAFGASRFSLRLRVRAAPEEGFRLGHWPVVPADCVLLEYVVHGDREEKHGEFVVSGCFDGPDEGVSGLAHLVSLRFVTLRVQSLGAFRDVGEARVESFRVRVEVMQRAFSACESLLEVARHPWRKSLMNMMAWLRPEVTTTAAIYGMDGLGVPIDDDANADFTPKSDSQFDLAAFYEAVKPSINAEQLEGGLPDLIPQLRPYQLRAAHWMVQREKGNTLHQEYVNSAPYCVPIDFIHKNSRMFYNPFNGNISLQPEPCPPYVSGGILADEMGLGKTVELLACIFAHRRPFSMDFSISQNKTEMSQIKRQKVERVECICGAASESFAYKGLWVQCDICDAWQHADCVGYTPKEDIPFDTAEGVASKIKKKNMKPRIGRKKKPQCSIVDTEDKYICALCLELTEAAQTNIFSHATLIVCPAPILAQWHSEITRHTRPGSLKVCIYEGARNLDLATIQKIDTTEISTADVVLTTYDVLKEDLSHDFDRHDGDRRFLRFQKRYPVIPTVLTRIHWWRLCLDEAQMVESSRNSVTEMAMRLHAQHRWCITGTPIQRRLDDLFGLLRFLRTSPFDTYRWWVDIIRDPYERGDRIAMNYAHNFFREIMWRSSKIHVSGELQLPPQEECFSWLAFSPIEEYFYKKQHATCMDRAHQIIRSLRSDVNIRESTSDSNASLNVYLSNDDIAKLLVPLLKLRQACCHPQVGSSGLCSLQHNPLSMDEILQVLIGKAKIEGEEELRKIVVALNGLAGLAAIEQRNQEAISFYKEALALAHENIDDFRIDPLLNLHINYNLAELLRTSSEYLQECPLKKQASEVDNSRKRKKNNTVETDLHSTKRSKICENSVSSLTANGLETSEEDENFIGQACTTGEMDTENFAGGHSSLKCFADECLRKTCNAITEKYLSVFTSRLIVVQKDFNASFTEVVNITKELQSEHMNWWLHALDCIEQNKVSADELLKKIENSSTKSTTGLGSRGISSRVKSIAGLKYAIQSDIDSLQNARQQLMDRLLEVDNTMDNPRDEDIEGQRYCPKCYDGSGSLCIQCELDELFQRYEARLFLVKKSNNDSVIDSVEEAQDLQRRKYELNHFFRNKNSNEGSEPGYDNNNPRSARENVQVYRHPSQTETTLRVIRNHSKTVLGRQYSTIAKKHLLLFEDMRKEFSQARFLSIAQNQLLRAHDEIKMSISRMQLKEKDGEPSAVNIVTREELIPYSVQFTSEKFMSLSSLARVRGQLRYLKGLALCNKKTLNKHGESLPTSGAVDTATPCSVTGQTISDINNEPCPICQEKVFDQKMVFQCGHFVCCK from the exons ATGGGGAGGAAGAAAACGCGGCCGGTTCGAGCggggggcgccgccgctgcggcggccgAGGCCGACCCCGACGCGCCGGGCCCTAGCGGGGGTGCGAAGCGCGCGGCCAAGGGCGAGGCGAGGAGGGACGTGTGCGTGGAGGTGGATATGAGCACGTGGGGGCTCGCTGACGTCGACCACTGCGACGTCGCTGAGGTGGTCCTCCGAGACGTGACTGTCTCcggcgagggggaggaggggttggAGGAGGCATTCGGGGCGTCGAGGTTCTCCTTGCGCTTGCGGGTGCGCGCCGCGCCGGAGGAGGGGTTCAGGTTGGGCCATTGGCCCGTTGTGCCGGCGGATTGCGTGCTCCTGGAGTATGTCGTCCATGGGGATCGAGAAGAGAAGCACGGAGAATTCGTGGTGTCAGGGTGTTTTGATGGTCCCGATGAAGGTGTATCCGGCCTCGCCCATTTGGTCAGTTTGAGATTCGTCACGCTGCGGGTTCAATCTCTTGGAGCATTTCGGGATGTTGGCGAGGCACGGGTTGAATCATTCAGGGTTAGAGTGGAGGTGATGCAGCGGGCTTTCAGTGCGTGTGAATCGCTGCTGGAAGTGGCTAGGCATCCATGGAGGAAGAGCTTGATGAATATGATGGCTTGGCTGCGTCCTGAGGTCACGACAACGGCTGCGATTTATGGGATGGATGGCCTTGGCGTGCCAATTGATGATGATGCTAATGCTGATTTCACACCAAAAAGTGATTCACAGTTTGATCTTGCTGCTTTTTATGAGGCCGTTAAGCCTTCGAT TAATGCGGAACAGTTGGAAGGTGGTCTCCCTGATTTGATTCCTCAGCTCAGGCCATATCAACTCCGTGCAGCACATTGGATGGTTCAACGCGAAAAGGGAAACACACTCCATCAAGAATATGTTAATTCTGCACCATATTGTGTTCCAATCGATTTTATTCACAAGAACTCCAGGATGTTCTACAATCCTTTCAA TGgaaatatttcattgcaacCAGAGCCTTGTCCACCTTATGTTTCTGGGGGCATTTTAGCTG ATGAAATGGGATTGGGGAAAACTGTCGAGCTTTTAGCTTGCATTTTTGCCCATCGTAGACCATTTTCAATGGACTTTTCTATCTCCCAGAACAAAACAGAAATGAGTCAAATAAAGAGGCAGAAAGTAGAGAGGGTTGAGTGCATTTGTGGGGCTGCAAGTGAAAGTTTTGCATACAAGGGTCTCTGGGTCCAATGTGACATTTGTGATGCTTGGCAACATGCTGATTGTGTTGGGTACACACCCAAAGAAGACATACCTTTTGACACCGCTGAAGGTGTAGCatcaaaaattaaaaaaaagaacatgaagCCTAGGAttggaaggaaaaagaaacccCAGTGTTCTATTGTTGATACAGAAGACAAATACATTTGTGCACTGTGCTTGGAGCTTACTGAAGCAGCACAAACTAATATATTCAGCCATGCTACATTGATAGTATGTCCTGCACCAATATTGGCACAGTGGCACTCTGAAATTACCCG ACACACAAGGCCAGGATCTCTGAAAGTTTGCATTTATGAAGGTGCTAGGAACTTGGATCTGGCTACCATCCAAAAAATTGATACGACTGAGATAAGTACTGCTGATGTTGTCTTGACAACCTATGATGTCTTGAAAGAAGATCTATCACATGATTTTGATCGGCATGATGGTGATCGCCGTTTCTTGAGATTTCAAAAGAG ATATCCCGTCATTCCAACTGTCCTGACAAGGATCCACTGGTGGCGGCTTTGTTTGGATGAAGCTCAGATGGTAGAGTCAAGCAGGAATTCTGTGACTGAGATGGCAATGAGGCTACATGCTCAACACCGTTGGTGTATCACAGGAACACCGATACAACGCAGGCTTGATGATCTCTTTGGGCTTCTACGTTTTCTTAGGACAAGCCCATTTGACACATATAGATGGTGGGTGGACATTATTAGAGATCCATATGAG AGGGGAGACAGAATAGCTATGAATTATGCACACAATTTCTTTAGGGAAATCATGTGGCGCTCCTCCAAAATTCATGTCTCAGGTGAATTACAGCTGCCTCCTCAAGAAGAGTGTTTTTCATGGCTCGCCTTTTCGCCCATTGAAGAATATTTCTATAAGAAGCAGCATGCGACCTGCATGGACCGTGCACATCAGATTATTAGAAGTTTGAGAAGTGATGTCAACATAAGAGAATCAACTTCAG ATTCAAATGCTTCACTAAATGTTTACCTCTCCAATGATGACATTGCCAAGCTCCTAGTCCCACTGCTGAAACTTCGGCAGGCATGTTGCCACCCACAAGTGGGGAGTTCTGGTCTCTGCTCCCTGCAGCACAACCCTTTGTCAATGGATGAAATTTTACAG GTTCTTATTGGTAAGGCAAAaatcgaaggagaggaagagcTTAGGAAAATTGTAGTCGCCCTGAATGGTCTTGCTGGGCTAGCTGCTATTGAACAAAGGAACCAAGAAGCTATTTCATTCTACAAAGAAGCACTAGCTTTAGCTCATGAAAATATCGATGATTTCCGTATTGACCCTCTATTGAATCTTCATATCAACTACAATCTTGCGGAACTGCTTAGAACTAGTTCTGAATATTTACAAGAATGCCCATTAAAAAAGCAGGCTTCTGAAGTTGACAACAGccggaaaagaaagaaaaataacactGTTGAGACAGATCTACATAGCACAAAGCGAAGTAAAATATGTGAGAACAGTGTTTCAAGTTTGACAGCTAATGGTTTAGAAACGTCTGAGGAAGATGAGAATTTTATTGGACAAGCATGCACAACTGGTGAGATGGACACAGAAAACTTTGCTGGAGGCCACTCATCATTGAAATGTTTTGCTGATGAGTGCTTGAGGAAGACTTGCAATGCAATCACAGAAAAGTACTTGTCAGTTTTTACTTCAAGGCTGATAGTAGTACAGAAGGATTTTAACGCATCATTCACCGAG GTCGTGAATATCACTAAGGAGCTACAGAGTGAGCATATGAATTGGTGGCTACATGCTTTGGACTGCATTGAACAGAACAAAGTTTCTGCTGATGAACTCCTTAAGAAGATTGAAAATTCTTCTACTAAGAGCACCACTGGTTTGGGTTCAAGGGGAATATCTTCCAG GGTTAAAAGTATTGCTGGATTAAAATATGCAATTCAATCTGATATTGATTCTCTACAAAATGCAAGGCAACAGCTGATGGATAGACTTTTGGAAGTTGACAACACAATGGATAACCCAAGGGATGAGGACATTGAGGGTCAGCGATATTGTCCAAAGTGTTACGATGGTTCTGGTTCTTTATGTATCCAGTGTGAGCTAGATGAACTTTTTCAG AGGTATGAAGCACGGCTGTTTCTTGTTAAGAAATCGAACAATGATTCTGTCATTGACTCAGTAGAAGAAGCCCAGGATCTACAGAGGCGAAAATATGAGCTCAATCACTTCTTCCGTAATAAAAACTCCAATGAGGGATCTGAACCTGGTTATGACAATAATAATCCTAGGTCAGCCCGAGAAAACGTACAG GTCTACAGGCATCCTTCTCAAACTGAGACCACATTGAGGGTTATCCGAAATCATTCAAAGACAGTATTGGGAAGGCAATATTCTACAATTGCTAAAAAGCATTTACTTCTTTTTGAG GATATGCGCAAGGAGTTTTCTCAAGCAAGGTTTTTGTCAATTGCTCAAAATCAATTATTGCGTGCTCATGACGAGATCAAGATGTCTATCTCAAGAATGCAGCTCAAAGAGAAAGATGGTGAACCTAGCGCTGTCAATATTGTAACTAGAGAGGAACTCATACCATATAGTGTCCAGTTCACAAGTGAAAAATTCATGTCGCTCTCATCTTTAGCCCGTGTAAGGGGTCAACTCCGGTATTTAAAG GGATTGGCGCTGTGCAACAAGAAAACACTTAACAAGCATGGCGAATCATTGCCTACAAGTGGTGCTGTTGATACAGCTACTCCATGTTCTGTCACAGGGCAAACCATTTCTGATATTAATAATGAACCATGCCCAATATGCCAGGAGAAGGTTTTTGACCAGAAAATGGTATTCCAGTGTGGTCATTTTGTATGCTGCAAGT AA
- the LOC117843794 gene encoding uncharacterized protein isoform X1, whose product MGRKKTRPVRAGGAAAAAAEADPDAPGPSGGAKRAAKGEARRDVCVEVDMSTWGLADVDHCDVAEVVLRDVTVSGEGEEGLEEAFGASRFSLRLRVRAAPEEGFRLGHWPVVPADCVLLEYVVHGDREEKHGEFVVSGCFDGPDEGVSGLAHLVSLRFVTLRVQSLGAFRDVGEARVESFRVRVEVMQRAFSACESLLEVARHPWRKSLMNMMAWLRPEVTTTAAIYGMDGLGVPIDDDANADFTPKSDSQFDLAAFYEAVKPSINAEQLEGGLPDLIPQLRPYQLRAAHWMVQREKGNTLHQEYVNSAPYCVPIDFIHKNSRMFYNPFNGNISLQPEPCPPYVSGGILADEMGLGKTVELLACIFAHRRPFSMDFSISQNKTEMSQIKRQKVERVECICGAASESFAYKGLWVQCDICDAWQHADCVGYTPKEDIPFDTAEGVASKIKKKNMKPRIGRKKKPQCSIVDTEDKYICALCLELTEAAQTNIFSHATLIVCPAPILAQWHSEITRHTRPGSLKVCIYEGARNLDLATIQKIDTTEISTADVVLTTYDVLKEDLSHDFDRHDGDRRFLRFQKRYPVIPTVLTRIHWWRLCLDEAQMVESSRNSVTEMAMRLHAQHRWCITGTPIQRRLDDLFGLLRFLRTSPFDTYRWWVDIIRDPYERGDRIAMNYAHNFFREIMWRSSKIHVSGELQLPPQEECFSWLAFSPIEEYFYKKQHATCMDRAHQIIRSLRSDVNIRESTSDSNASLNVYLSNDDIAKLLVPLLKLRQACCHPQVGSSGLCSLQHNPLSMDEILQVLIGKAKIEGEEELRKIVVALNGLAGLAAIEQRNQEAISFYKEALALAHENIDDFRIDPLLNLHINYNLAELLRTSSEYLQECPLKKQASEVDNSRKRKKNNTVETDLHSTKRSKICENSVSSLTANGLETSEEDENFIGQACTTGEMDTENFAGGHSSLKCFADECLRKTCNAITEKYLSVFTSRLIVVQKDFNASFTEVVNITKELQSEHMNWWLHALDCIEQNKVSADELLKKIENSSTKSTTGLGSRGISSRVKSIAGLKYAIQSDIDSLQNARQQLMDRLLEVDNTMDNPRDEDIEGQRYCPKCYDGSGSLCIQCELDELFQRYEARLFLVKKSNNDSVIDSVEEAQDLQRRKYELNHFFRNKNSNEGSEPGYDNNNPRSARENVQVYRHPSQTETTLRVIRNHSKTVLGRQYSTIAKKHLLLFEDMRKEFSQARFLSIAQNQLLRAHDEIKMSISRMQLKEKDGEPSAVNIVTREELIPYSVQFTSEKFMSLSSLARVRGQLRYLKGLALCNKKTLNKHGESLPTSGAVDTATPCSVTGQTISDINNEPCPICQEKVFDQKMVFQCGHFVCCKCCLYMTEQAATQFGKAKKWIMCPTCRQRTDLENVAFVVEKHSDKAEKSTEDQESTISVQGSYGTKIEAVTRRILRITSTDRAAKVLVFSSWNDVLDVLEHSLAANKISYVRMKGGRKSQAALSQFKGQLSNISVDKAKRTVSKMQPVQVLLMLIQHGANGLNLLEAQHVILVEPLLNPAAEAQAISRIHRVGQDKSTFVHRFIVKKTIEESIYKLNRSRAVCSTINRKSKNFKDEPVLTLKDVESLFPMTAHDDPLEVSNQDHDDSLRSLAPSVAAGLAAERRRVMEHGNQQ is encoded by the exons ATGGGGAGGAAGAAAACGCGGCCGGTTCGAGCggggggcgccgccgctgcggcggccgAGGCCGACCCCGACGCGCCGGGCCCTAGCGGGGGTGCGAAGCGCGCGGCCAAGGGCGAGGCGAGGAGGGACGTGTGCGTGGAGGTGGATATGAGCACGTGGGGGCTCGCTGACGTCGACCACTGCGACGTCGCTGAGGTGGTCCTCCGAGACGTGACTGTCTCcggcgagggggaggaggggttggAGGAGGCATTCGGGGCGTCGAGGTTCTCCTTGCGCTTGCGGGTGCGCGCCGCGCCGGAGGAGGGGTTCAGGTTGGGCCATTGGCCCGTTGTGCCGGCGGATTGCGTGCTCCTGGAGTATGTCGTCCATGGGGATCGAGAAGAGAAGCACGGAGAATTCGTGGTGTCAGGGTGTTTTGATGGTCCCGATGAAGGTGTATCCGGCCTCGCCCATTTGGTCAGTTTGAGATTCGTCACGCTGCGGGTTCAATCTCTTGGAGCATTTCGGGATGTTGGCGAGGCACGGGTTGAATCATTCAGGGTTAGAGTGGAGGTGATGCAGCGGGCTTTCAGTGCGTGTGAATCGCTGCTGGAAGTGGCTAGGCATCCATGGAGGAAGAGCTTGATGAATATGATGGCTTGGCTGCGTCCTGAGGTCACGACAACGGCTGCGATTTATGGGATGGATGGCCTTGGCGTGCCAATTGATGATGATGCTAATGCTGATTTCACACCAAAAAGTGATTCACAGTTTGATCTTGCTGCTTTTTATGAGGCCGTTAAGCCTTCGAT TAATGCGGAACAGTTGGAAGGTGGTCTCCCTGATTTGATTCCTCAGCTCAGGCCATATCAACTCCGTGCAGCACATTGGATGGTTCAACGCGAAAAGGGAAACACACTCCATCAAGAATATGTTAATTCTGCACCATATTGTGTTCCAATCGATTTTATTCACAAGAACTCCAGGATGTTCTACAATCCTTTCAA TGgaaatatttcattgcaacCAGAGCCTTGTCCACCTTATGTTTCTGGGGGCATTTTAGCTG ATGAAATGGGATTGGGGAAAACTGTCGAGCTTTTAGCTTGCATTTTTGCCCATCGTAGACCATTTTCAATGGACTTTTCTATCTCCCAGAACAAAACAGAAATGAGTCAAATAAAGAGGCAGAAAGTAGAGAGGGTTGAGTGCATTTGTGGGGCTGCAAGTGAAAGTTTTGCATACAAGGGTCTCTGGGTCCAATGTGACATTTGTGATGCTTGGCAACATGCTGATTGTGTTGGGTACACACCCAAAGAAGACATACCTTTTGACACCGCTGAAGGTGTAGCatcaaaaattaaaaaaaagaacatgaagCCTAGGAttggaaggaaaaagaaacccCAGTGTTCTATTGTTGATACAGAAGACAAATACATTTGTGCACTGTGCTTGGAGCTTACTGAAGCAGCACAAACTAATATATTCAGCCATGCTACATTGATAGTATGTCCTGCACCAATATTGGCACAGTGGCACTCTGAAATTACCCG ACACACAAGGCCAGGATCTCTGAAAGTTTGCATTTATGAAGGTGCTAGGAACTTGGATCTGGCTACCATCCAAAAAATTGATACGACTGAGATAAGTACTGCTGATGTTGTCTTGACAACCTATGATGTCTTGAAAGAAGATCTATCACATGATTTTGATCGGCATGATGGTGATCGCCGTTTCTTGAGATTTCAAAAGAG ATATCCCGTCATTCCAACTGTCCTGACAAGGATCCACTGGTGGCGGCTTTGTTTGGATGAAGCTCAGATGGTAGAGTCAAGCAGGAATTCTGTGACTGAGATGGCAATGAGGCTACATGCTCAACACCGTTGGTGTATCACAGGAACACCGATACAACGCAGGCTTGATGATCTCTTTGGGCTTCTACGTTTTCTTAGGACAAGCCCATTTGACACATATAGATGGTGGGTGGACATTATTAGAGATCCATATGAG AGGGGAGACAGAATAGCTATGAATTATGCACACAATTTCTTTAGGGAAATCATGTGGCGCTCCTCCAAAATTCATGTCTCAGGTGAATTACAGCTGCCTCCTCAAGAAGAGTGTTTTTCATGGCTCGCCTTTTCGCCCATTGAAGAATATTTCTATAAGAAGCAGCATGCGACCTGCATGGACCGTGCACATCAGATTATTAGAAGTTTGAGAAGTGATGTCAACATAAGAGAATCAACTTCAG ATTCAAATGCTTCACTAAATGTTTACCTCTCCAATGATGACATTGCCAAGCTCCTAGTCCCACTGCTGAAACTTCGGCAGGCATGTTGCCACCCACAAGTGGGGAGTTCTGGTCTCTGCTCCCTGCAGCACAACCCTTTGTCAATGGATGAAATTTTACAG GTTCTTATTGGTAAGGCAAAaatcgaaggagaggaagagcTTAGGAAAATTGTAGTCGCCCTGAATGGTCTTGCTGGGCTAGCTGCTATTGAACAAAGGAACCAAGAAGCTATTTCATTCTACAAAGAAGCACTAGCTTTAGCTCATGAAAATATCGATGATTTCCGTATTGACCCTCTATTGAATCTTCATATCAACTACAATCTTGCGGAACTGCTTAGAACTAGTTCTGAATATTTACAAGAATGCCCATTAAAAAAGCAGGCTTCTGAAGTTGACAACAGccggaaaagaaagaaaaataacactGTTGAGACAGATCTACATAGCACAAAGCGAAGTAAAATATGTGAGAACAGTGTTTCAAGTTTGACAGCTAATGGTTTAGAAACGTCTGAGGAAGATGAGAATTTTATTGGACAAGCATGCACAACTGGTGAGATGGACACAGAAAACTTTGCTGGAGGCCACTCATCATTGAAATGTTTTGCTGATGAGTGCTTGAGGAAGACTTGCAATGCAATCACAGAAAAGTACTTGTCAGTTTTTACTTCAAGGCTGATAGTAGTACAGAAGGATTTTAACGCATCATTCACCGAG GTCGTGAATATCACTAAGGAGCTACAGAGTGAGCATATGAATTGGTGGCTACATGCTTTGGACTGCATTGAACAGAACAAAGTTTCTGCTGATGAACTCCTTAAGAAGATTGAAAATTCTTCTACTAAGAGCACCACTGGTTTGGGTTCAAGGGGAATATCTTCCAG GGTTAAAAGTATTGCTGGATTAAAATATGCAATTCAATCTGATATTGATTCTCTACAAAATGCAAGGCAACAGCTGATGGATAGACTTTTGGAAGTTGACAACACAATGGATAACCCAAGGGATGAGGACATTGAGGGTCAGCGATATTGTCCAAAGTGTTACGATGGTTCTGGTTCTTTATGTATCCAGTGTGAGCTAGATGAACTTTTTCAG AGGTATGAAGCACGGCTGTTTCTTGTTAAGAAATCGAACAATGATTCTGTCATTGACTCAGTAGAAGAAGCCCAGGATCTACAGAGGCGAAAATATGAGCTCAATCACTTCTTCCGTAATAAAAACTCCAATGAGGGATCTGAACCTGGTTATGACAATAATAATCCTAGGTCAGCCCGAGAAAACGTACAG GTCTACAGGCATCCTTCTCAAACTGAGACCACATTGAGGGTTATCCGAAATCATTCAAAGACAGTATTGGGAAGGCAATATTCTACAATTGCTAAAAAGCATTTACTTCTTTTTGAG GATATGCGCAAGGAGTTTTCTCAAGCAAGGTTTTTGTCAATTGCTCAAAATCAATTATTGCGTGCTCATGACGAGATCAAGATGTCTATCTCAAGAATGCAGCTCAAAGAGAAAGATGGTGAACCTAGCGCTGTCAATATTGTAACTAGAGAGGAACTCATACCATATAGTGTCCAGTTCACAAGTGAAAAATTCATGTCGCTCTCATCTTTAGCCCGTGTAAGGGGTCAACTCCGGTATTTAAAG GGATTGGCGCTGTGCAACAAGAAAACACTTAACAAGCATGGCGAATCATTGCCTACAAGTGGTGCTGTTGATACAGCTACTCCATGTTCTGTCACAGGGCAAACCATTTCTGATATTAATAATGAACCATGCCCAATATGCCAGGAGAAGGTTTTTGACCAGAAAATGGTATTCCAGTGTGGTCATTTTGTATGCTGCAAGT GCTGTCTTTACATGACAGAACAAGCTGCAACACAATTTGGGAAGGCTAAAAAATGGATCATGTGCCCTACATGCCGTCAACGTACAGATCTTGAGAATGTTGCTTTTGTAGTTGAGAAACACAGTGACAAAGCTGAAAAAAGCACAGAAGATCAAGAAAGCACTATTTCTGTCCAAGGTTCATATGGAACAAAG ATTGAAGCTGTCACAAGAAGAATATTGAGGATCACTTCAACTGATCGAGCAGCTAAAGTTCTTGTTTTCTCAAGTTGGAATGATGTACTCGATGTTTTAGAGCACTCCCTTGCTGCTAACAAAATTTCATATGTTCGCATGAAAGGTGGAAG AAAATCACAGGCAGCTCTCTCCCAATTCAAAGGTCAGTTGAGCAATATAAGTGTAGATAAAGCGAAAAGGACAGTCTCCAAAATGCAGCCTGTTCAAGTACTGCTGATGCTTATACAACATGGAGCAAACGGTCTTAATCTACTGGAAGCACAGCATGTTATTCTAGTGGAACCATTACTAAACCCTGCGGCTGAGGCACAGGCTATCAGCAGGATCCATAGAGTTGGGCAAGACAAGAGCACATTTGTTCACCGTTTTATA GTGAAGAAAACAATAGAAGAGAGCATCTACAAATTGAACAGGAGCAGAGCTGTCTGCTCTACTATAAACcggaaatccaaaaatttcaaagATGAGCCTGTTTTGACCCTGAAGGATGTTGAATCGCTATTCCCGATGACAGCACATGATGATCCCCTAGAAGTGTCAAATCAAGATCATGACGATAGCTTGAGGAGTTTGGCTCCATCTGTTGCAGCTGGTTTAGCTGCTGAAAGAAGGCGAGTAATGGAACATGGCAACCAACAATAA